The Ignavibacteria bacterium genome contains the following window.
AATTAAAACAAAGTATTATTAAACTGGATACAATTAGTAATCTACTTTTAGAACAACTTGAAGCTAAAGGAATTAAAGTGGACGCAAAAATTAGATTATTCAAATGAAGATATTATTAAAAATACTTCTGGTCTTTATCTTATTTAATTCAATCTTATTTGCTCAGCTTGCAAGATCAAGAAATGGAATGGTATCATCTGCAAGTGACCTTGCAACAAAGGTTGGTGTAGAAATTTTGCAAAAAGGCGGTAATGCTGTAGATGCTGCAGTGGCTGTTGGATTTGCATTAGCAGTTACTTATCCGGCAGCTGGAAATTTAGGCGGCGGTGGTTTTATTGTTTATTACAGAAATGATGGATTTACAACTACTATTGATTTTCGTGAAAAAGCCCCATCCAATGCGCATCGTGATATGTATCTTGATTCATTGGGCAACCCATTGACAATTCTTTCTCAACAAGGAGCAACTTCAGTTGGTGTACCCGGAAGCGTGGATGGATTAATTTACGCACATCAGAAATATGGTAAATTAAAATTTAGCGAAGTAATTGATCCTGCTATCAAACTTGCAAAGAATGGTTTTCGCTTAAGTTATGATCTGGCAAGATCAATTAACTCAAATTATCATAATTTCATTAAATATGAATCATCAAAGAAAATCTTTACAAAGAATGGAGAAAAATTTCAGGAAGGAGATTTGTTTGTTCAAAAAGATTTAGCTAAAACCTTAGAGTTGATAAAAAAATATGGAAGAAAAGGTTTTTATGAGGGCAAAACAGCTGAATTGATTGTAAAACAAATTCAAGAACTTGGTGGTTTTATAACGCTTGAAGACTTAAAAAATTACCGATGCATTGAAAGACAACCCGTAAGAGGCACATATCGAGGTTATGAAGTGATTTCGATGGGACCACCAAGCTCAGGCGGCGTAGCTGTTATTGAAGCATTAAACATCTTAGAAAATTTAAACCTGGATAAAGACGATTATAATTCATCCAGATATATTCATTATTTAATCGAAACTCTGAAAAGAATTTATTTTGACAGAGCGGAATATCTTGGTGACTCCGATTTTGTATATGTCCCTGTTCAAAAATTAATTTCTAAAGAATATGCAAAAAGATTATTTGGACAGATCAATCGCGATAAAGCCACTGAATTGGAAGATGTGAACACTAAAAACGCATTTGATTATGAGTCACCCGAAACAACACATTATTCAGTTATTGATAAGGATGGTAATGCTGTTAGTGTAACCACAACAATTAATTCCTCTTACGGTTCAAGTATAGTTGTTGATGGTGCAGGATTTTTGCTCAACAATGAAATGGATGATTTCTCCATTAAACCTGGAATACAAAATCAATTTGGACTGATTGGAAAAGAAGCGAATGCAATTGCACCTAATAAAAGAATGTTAAGCTCAATGACTCCGACAATTATTTTAAAGGATAAAAAACCATTTTTGATTGTAGGTTCTCCCGGTGGTTCGATGATAATTACATCCGTTTTACAGGTAATCTTAAATATAATTGATTTTAAGATGGATTTATTCCGTGCTGTTTCATTTCCAAGAATTCATCACCAGATGATACCAGATGAAGTATACTATGAAGATTATGCTCTAAGCGAAGATGTAATTAAAAAACTTGAAAGTTACGGTCATAAATTTAAGAAGCGAAATTACATCGGTTGGATAAACGCTATTCTTGTCGATGATGAACATAAATTTTATTACGGAATGACTGATCCAAGAGGTTTTGGTTTAGCAATGGGGTTTTAAATGAAATCAATTGGTGTTGATATAATCGAAATCGATAGAGTTGAAAAAATTATTTCTGAGTTTGGAGATAATTTTCTTAAAAAAGTCTATACGGACGAAGAAATTAAATACTGTAAATCTAAAGCAAAACCCTCACAACATTTTGCTGCTAGATTCGCTGCAAAAGAAGCTGTCGCAAAAGCAATGGGAACAGGTTTTGGAAAAGATTTAATGTTAAAAGATGTTGAGGTAAGAAATGATATTAACGGCAAACCAATTGTATATTATAAAGGCATTAGAAACGATAAAGTATTAATTTCAATTTCACATTGTGATCATTATGTAGTTGCATTTGCAGCACTAAAAGATTAATCATTTCGCTTCGTTTTCCAGACCCTTTTAAGTTCTTCTAAAAGTTCATTGTTTCTAATATCTTTGTCCGAATTCTGATCTCTGTTGAGCACAATTCCTTTTTCGTAATTGTATTCATCAAATTTTCTTCCGTCCGTTTCTCCCCATTCACTTTTCCAAACATAAAAAGCAAAATGAAAACCAAACTTTAAAAATATTTCATGAAGATCCTTTAGATAATTTAAAATTCCTTTTTTATAACGAATCCCACCATATTCATTTACAAAGATTGGAACATTATAGTTATTCTTAAAATCAATTACTGGTTTAAGAAATTTTTCAAGATAAATTGAGTCAACAAAAACTAATGTATCTCTATCAAAATAAAAACCTGGATAAGATGAATCGTTTTTTTCATTTGTAAAAGAGTGGGGGAAATACATATCAAAACTATACACTATCTTTTCATCATCAAACTTTTTAAGCGAAGTAAATTTATCAGGATATGCCCATCCCTGAGGCTGAACAATGATCGGAATTCGACAATTTACCTTGCGAATCTCTCTAATCAACTTCTCAACAAAATTGAAATAGATTGAATCTTTTATTGGTTCAAGATTTACAGGATCATCTCCGTGCGGTTCAAGGAGAAAATTAATTCCAACTAGGTGTTTTTTCTTGCTGTACCTTTCTGAAATAAACCTGCACA
Protein-coding sequences here:
- the ggt gene encoding gamma-glutamyltransferase — translated: MQMKILLKILLVFILFNSILFAQLARSRNGMVSSASDLATKVGVEILQKGGNAVDAAVAVGFALAVTYPAAGNLGGGGFIVYYRNDGFTTTIDFREKAPSNAHRDMYLDSLGNPLTILSQQGATSVGVPGSVDGLIYAHQKYGKLKFSEVIDPAIKLAKNGFRLSYDLARSINSNYHNFIKYESSKKIFTKNGEKFQEGDLFVQKDLAKTLELIKKYGRKGFYEGKTAELIVKQIQELGGFITLEDLKNYRCIERQPVRGTYRGYEVISMGPPSSGGVAVIEALNILENLNLDKDDYNSSRYIHYLIETLKRIYFDRAEYLGDSDFVYVPVQKLISKEYAKRLFGQINRDKATELEDVNTKNAFDYESPETTHYSVIDKDGNAVSVTTTINSSYGSSIVVDGAGFLLNNEMDDFSIKPGIQNQFGLIGKEANAIAPNKRMLSSMTPTIILKDKKPFLIVGSPGGSMIITSVLQVILNIIDFKMDLFRAVSFPRIHHQMIPDEVYYEDYALSEDVIKKLESYGHKFKKRNYIGWINAILVDDEHKFYYGMTDPRGFGLAMGF
- the acpS gene encoding holo-ACP synthase, producing MKSIGVDIIEIDRVEKIISEFGDNFLKKVYTDEEIKYCKSKAKPSQHFAARFAAKEAVAKAMGTGFGKDLMLKDVEVRNDINGKPIVYYKGIRNDKVLISISHCDHYVVAFAALKD
- a CDS encoding cellulase family glycosylhydrolase, coding for MKLFLAIIVFLSITKNTTFSLSFNKDTDTTISLIQTLSNLCEKLNIFSQKNSEADIINLWKIDSFFRGANIHPYMHFSPFSMRNPITEKDLIELKKLGANLVVANYPGVFTYFPPYQIDSLSLANLDNIVNLTEKLNLFLVISLRSGPGRSLYSFFDQYREDEFLFYDSLAQEKYIEMCRFISERYSKKKHLVGINFLLEPHGDDPVNLEPIKDSIYFNFVEKLIREIRKVNCRIPIIVQPQGWAYPDKFTSLKKFDDEKIVYSFDMYFPHSFTNEKNDSSYPGFYFDRDTLVFVDSIYLEKFLKPVIDFKNNYNVPIFVNEYGGIRYKKGILNYLKDLHEIFLKFGFHFAFYVWKSEWGETDGRKFDEYNYEKGIVLNRDQNSDKDIRNNELLEELKRVWKTKRND